In Roseicyclus marinus, the genomic window AGCTTACCTGACGCGTCGTTCCACGCTTTCCCTGATGGCGGCCTCCGCCGTTGTCGCGGGCTGCGAACCGTCGCGTTTCATCACCTATGACGGCCCGGAAGTGACCCGGATCGAGGTGCACAAGGCCGCGCGGCAGATGTATCTTCTGCATCACGAAACGGTTCTGGCCGATTACCGGATCGGGCTGGGTTTCGCGCCCACCGGCCACAAGACGACCGAGGGCGACGGCCGCACCCCCGAAGGGCGCTACATCATCGACCGCCGCAATCCCAACAGCGCCTATTACCTGTCGATCGGCATCAGCTACCCCAATGCCGAGGATCGCGCGCAGGCCCGCGACCGCGGCGTCAGCCCGGGGGGCGACATCTTCATCCATGGCACCCCGCGCGAATTCCGCCGCGCCCAGGATTGGACGGCGGGCTGCATCAGCGTGACGAACCGCGAAATGCGCGACATCTACGCGATGGTGCGCGACGGCACGGTCATCGACCTTTACGCCTGATACGGGTCACCCGGCGGGCGCATTGGCAGGGCCACCAAGCCCGCCATCGCCCACGACCAGAACCCACCAGATCTTGCCGCTGTCTTCCTGGAAATAGGCGACACCCAGATCGCGCCCGCGCACATCGGTGATGACATCGCGGGTATCGGGCTGCGCCATCCAGGCGGCGATGGTCTCAAGCTCCGATTCGTAGGTTTCGGAGATGTTTTCGCCCAGAACCGTGCCACGGTAGCCCGCCGTGCGCGCCCGATCGATGGGTGACGACCCATCGGATCCGAAATGCCAGGGCCGGTTCTGCAACGCCATGTCCCGGGCATGGGTGGCCGCCGCAGCGGTCAATTCGGCATTCAATTGCAAGGGCATGGCCCCGGCAGCCGCGCGCAGCGAATTCACGCTGTCGAGCATCCGGAACTGGATTCGCGCCGTATCCGCCGGATCGATCCGGTAGAGCACCGGCAAGGGGCTGCCATCAGGCCCAAGCGCAACCGAGGCCAGCGGATCGCCGCAGGCGGACAGCGCCACGAACCCGGCACCGGACAACAAAAGAGACCTTCGCGCAATCATGGTTTCCATGGTGTGAAGGAAAACTTTTGCGATTCGGTTTACAACTGCGCGCGCGGCCATTGCGACCGATCCACCACATGCGTTGCCAAATCGACGCAAGGCCCGGATCGGATCGTTGGGTTTCGTGGTATCCTTGCGCCCGAGGCAGATCAAAACAGCCCCCGGCGACAAGGAGGCAGGCATCATGAGCGGTCCGGATCGGCGCGGCATCAGCCGCCGCACGGTTCTTGGTGGCGTGGCCAGCGGCATCGCGGCTCCCGCCTTGGCACAGAACACCCCCGACAGCACGGAATTCGAAACAGCTGCGGGCGATGGCGTTCGGCGCAACATTTCCAGCTTTCGGACGCTGGATTGGCGGCCCTATTTCAACGACACGCGCAATGGCGCGATCCTGGTCGATCTGACCTCGCGGGCGCTGCATTTCTGGAACGAGGATCGCAGCATTTACCGCCTGTATCCCACATCCGTCCCCATGTCCGAGGATCTGACCCGGCGTGGCCGGACCGAAGTGGTGCGGAAGGTCGAAGGCCCGTCCTGGCGTCCGACCCCGGCGATGCGCGCGCGCAACCCCGAATGGCCCGAATATGTGCCGCCAGGTCCCGACAATCCGCTGGGAACCCATGCCTTGTACCTCAGTTGGGAATTTTATCGCATTCACGGAACCCATGATACGCGCAAGATCGGACGCCGCTCATCCAATGGCTGCGTCGGTCTCTACAATGAACATATTGCTGAACTTTTCAGCCATGCGCGGCTTGGCACCCAAGTGTTGCTAATTTGACGACAAGGTGGCAATGCTACGCTCAGGCCGATTTCCGACGGATTGCAATCGCATTGCATTGCTGCTTAAAGAAATCGTACGAGGTACAGTCTTGGGTGCCCTGACCTTGCGCATAGTGCGTGAAATGGGCGTATCTTGGAGGATACAATGAAGAAACTCGCTCTCGCAGCTGCTCTGTCGCTCGTTGCCACCGGCGCGATCGCAGGCGGCGTTGCTCAGCCCGTCATCGAACCCGTTGTCATCGTGGAAGATACCTCTTCCTCGGCTGGCGGCATCCTGGTTCCGGTGCTGGCGCTGATCCTGATCGCAGCAGCGGTCGCAGCCAACAACTGATACGACGAAAGTCGATTGGTTTCGGAAAAGACGGTCCCTTGGGGCCGTCTTTTTCATTTCGTACACCACCTTGCGGTGGCGCGCGTGAAGGGACGACCGGTCAGCCGGCCGTGCCGGTTTCCGCCGCGATCTGTGCCCGCGACTTGCGCGCGCGCTCGGTGGCGGATTTCAGCTGACCGCAGGCTGCCATGATATCCTCGCCGCGCGGGGTGCGGATCGGGCTCGCGTAGCCCGCCTTGTAGACGATATCGGCGAACCGCTCGATTCGCTCCCAATCGGACCGCTCGTAGGGGGCACCGGGCCATTCGTTGAACGGGATCAGGTTGATCTTGGCCGGTATCCCCGCGATCAGCCGGACAAGCCGCCGGGCATCCTCATCCGTGTCGTTCACGCCCTTCAGCATCACGTATTCAAAGGTGATGCGCTCGGAATTGCTGGCCTTGGGATAGGCGCGCAGCGCGTCGAGCAGGGTGGCGATGTTCCAGCGCTTGTTGATCGGCACCAGCCTGTCGCGCACCTCGTCGGTGGTGGCGTGAAAGCTCACAGCCAGCATGCAGCCGATTTCCTCGGCGGTGCGGGCGATCTCGGGCACCACGCCCGATGTCGACAGCGTGATCCGGCGACGGCTCAGCGCGATCCCCTCGCCATCCATGGCGATCTTCATCGCGTCGCGCACATTCTCGAAATTGTAGAGCGGCTCGCCCATGCCCATCAGCACGATGTTGGAAATCAGCCGCGGGCGCAGGCCCATACCCTCGCCCGGTTCCGGCCATTCGCCCATATCGTCGCGGGCCATCATCACCTGCCCCACGATCTCACCGGCGGTCAGGTTGCGCACCAGCTTCTGGGTGCCCGTATGGCAAAAGGAACAGGTCAGCGTGCAGCCGACCTGGCTGGAAATGCACAGCGTCCCGCGATCTTCCTCGGGGATATAGACGACCTCGACCTCGTGACCGCCCGCGATCCGCACAAGGTATTTGCGCGTCCCGTCCGCCGAGATGTCGCGCCGCACCACCTCGGGCATCTCGATCACGAATCGTTCGGCAAGTTCTGCGCGATAGGCCTTGGACAGGTTCGTCATCGCGTCGAAATCGCGGACGCCCCAGTGATACAGCCATTGCCAAATCTGACCGACCCGCATCTTGGCCTGCTTTTCGGGCGTCCCGGCCTCGATCAGGGCCGCGCGCATGCCCTCGCGGGTCAGGCCGATCAGGTTGACCGGCCCGTCGGGCAGCTTGCGGGGAATGGTCAGCACATCCTGCGTGACAGGCGCAGTGGCGGCGGTATCCGCGGTCATCGGGCAATCCTTCGTGAACTGGGGGCACATATAGGCATCCCCCGCCAGAGGCAAAGCGTTTTGCCCGCGAAGCCCGAAAGGGTCAGTTCGCGCAGCGCGTCTCGGCGTCTTCGACGGCGGCGGTAAAGCCCATCAGCGAGAACGTGTCCTGCGTCTGCGTCCCGCGCGAGGATCGCGCCGTCAGCACCGCATCGGCACCCCGCTTCATCGCGGTGATGATCCGCTGATCATCCTGCGGCGAGGCGGCCCAGGCCATTTCGCCCTCGGTGAACAGTTCGAAGCTTGCATCCCCGATCTCGACCGTCACGGTCGATCCATCCGCGAAAGGATAACCGCCGGTAAACGACACTTCGCCCAGACGATCCTGACCGGGCCAGAAACTGACGAACATCAGGATCTCGCCCCGGTTCACCGACACCACGCGCCCGTCGCGGGTATTGACCGTTTCGCGCGGGGTCGAAACGACCCAGCATTGCGTCGGATCATCCTCGACGAATACCGACCAATCCGTGGCCGCATTCACGCGATTGGTGGATTCCTCCTGCGCCAAGGCACCGCTTGCGGCGACGCTCAACGCCAGTCCCGCCAGCACACCGACCAGCCCATGTCTCATGTGTTCAGAGCCTCCGCTCTCGTCTGCCTCTGGTCTGCACCCGGTTTTTGATTCAATAAGATTGGGGCGGCAAACCTTATCCACAGTCAGATTAAAGGAAACTGCCGTTCAGCAAAAGCCCCGGCGGCGGAAAATCGCCGGGATGTGAAAGGGGTGGCATCATGG contains:
- a CDS encoding L,D-transpeptidase family protein — translated: MAAYLTRRSTLSLMAASAVVAGCEPSRFITYDGPEVTRIEVHKAARQMYLLHHETVLADYRIGLGFAPTGHKTTEGDGRTPEGRYIIDRRNPNSAYYLSIGISYPNAEDRAQARDRGVSPGGDIFIHGTPREFRRAQDWTAGCISVTNREMRDIYAMVRDGTVIDLYA
- a CDS encoding CAP domain-containing protein, which gives rise to MIARRSLLLSGAGFVALSACGDPLASVALGPDGSPLPVLYRIDPADTARIQFRMLDSVNSLRAAAGAMPLQLNAELTAAAATHARDMALQNRPWHFGSDGSSPIDRARTAGYRGTVLGENISETYESELETIAAWMAQPDTRDVITDVRGRDLGVAYFQEDSGKIWWVLVVGDGGLGGPANAPAG
- the rlmN gene encoding 23S rRNA (adenine(2503)-C(2))-methyltransferase RlmN → MTADTAATAPVTQDVLTIPRKLPDGPVNLIGLTREGMRAALIEAGTPEKQAKMRVGQIWQWLYHWGVRDFDAMTNLSKAYRAELAERFVIEMPEVVRRDISADGTRKYLVRIAGGHEVEVVYIPEEDRGTLCISSQVGCTLTCSFCHTGTQKLVRNLTAGEIVGQVMMARDDMGEWPEPGEGMGLRPRLISNIVLMGMGEPLYNFENVRDAMKIAMDGEGIALSRRRITLSTSGVVPEIARTAEEIGCMLAVSFHATTDEVRDRLVPINKRWNIATLLDALRAYPKASNSERITFEYVMLKGVNDTDEDARRLVRLIAGIPAKINLIPFNEWPGAPYERSDWERIERFADIVYKAGYASPIRTPRGEDIMAACGQLKSATERARKSRAQIAAETGTAG
- a CDS encoding L,D-transpeptidase, producing MSGPDRRGISRRTVLGGVASGIAAPALAQNTPDSTEFETAAGDGVRRNISSFRTLDWRPYFNDTRNGAILVDLTSRALHFWNEDRSIYRLYPTSVPMSEDLTRRGRTEVVRKVEGPSWRPTPAMRARNPEWPEYVPPGPDNPLGTHALYLSWEFYRIHGTHDTRKIGRRSSNGCVGLYNEHIAELFSHARLGTQVLLI
- a CDS encoding invasion associated locus B family protein; amino-acid sequence: MRHGLVGVLAGLALSVAASGALAQEESTNRVNAATDWSVFVEDDPTQCWVVSTPRETVNTRDGRVVSVNRGEILMFVSFWPGQDRLGEVSFTGGYPFADGSTVTVEIGDASFELFTEGEMAWAASPQDDQRIITAMKRGADAVLTARSSRGTQTQDTFSLMGFTAAVEDAETRCAN